One stretch of Algiphilus sp. DNA includes these proteins:
- a CDS encoding metal-dependent hydrolase — MIPRLPRELEFDDKIPVYWANGDVFKSRFFDAFSTTLPEGEKFFIVSLRQFKDELKSPELQQAFKDFARQEGAHGMLHNAYNARLHRQGADVPAIESFLKKFFAQHTSLLSPRMQITLTACAEHLTASMAHCLLDRGSDLMSGADERVRALYLWHAAEEIEHKSVAFEVMRDVAKVGYLPRVAMMLYISVLFNALVFPILEHLLRVDGCTRRERARYWAQGLWWLFKPTRGGFFRDLGGHYLAWFKPGFQPWDAGELEGYDAWLRHYQAHGDALAAGEATYAELAEAA; from the coding sequence ATGATTCCGCGTCTGCCGCGCGAACTGGAGTTCGACGACAAGATTCCCGTGTACTGGGCGAACGGCGATGTCTTCAAGTCGCGCTTCTTCGACGCCTTCTCCACGACGCTGCCGGAAGGCGAGAAGTTCTTCATTGTCTCGCTGCGCCAGTTCAAGGACGAACTGAAGAGTCCCGAGCTCCAGCAGGCGTTCAAGGACTTCGCGCGTCAGGAAGGTGCCCACGGCATGCTCCACAACGCCTACAACGCCCGGCTGCATCGCCAGGGCGCGGACGTGCCCGCAATCGAGTCATTCCTGAAGAAGTTCTTCGCGCAACACACGAGCCTGCTGTCCCCGCGCATGCAGATCACCTTGACTGCCTGCGCCGAGCATCTGACCGCCAGCATGGCGCACTGCCTGCTCGACAGGGGCAGTGATCTCATGAGCGGCGCGGACGAGCGCGTGCGCGCGCTGTACTTGTGGCATGCCGCCGAGGAGATCGAGCACAAGTCCGTGGCCTTCGAGGTCATGCGCGACGTGGCCAAGGTCGGGTACCTGCCCCGCGTCGCGATGATGCTCTACATCAGCGTGCTGTTCAACGCCCTCGTTTTTCCGATCCTCGAGCACCTGCTCCGTGTCGATGGCTGCACCCGCCGCGAGCGCGCCCGGTACTGGGCGCAGGGTCTGTGGTGGCTGTTCAAGCCCACGCGCGGTGGTTTCTTCCGCGATCTGGGCGGCCACTATCTGGCCTGGTTCAAGCCCGGCTTCCAGCCCTGGGATGCGGGCGAGCTTGAAGGCTACGACGCCTGGCTGCGCCACTACCAGGCCCATGGAGACGCGCTCGCCGCCGGCGAAGCCACCTATGCCGAACTGGCCGAAGCGGCGTAG
- a CDS encoding class I SAM-dependent methyltransferase: protein MSDSASISPTGHYTGLVWVRHGLSHPALATTTGHLLFWGFKPVVLAAQWAGVPAIDSFLLTRHRLIDLRLDEAIRSGRVGQVIEIASGLSARGWRFNQRYGEALSYIEADLPGMAQRKREALARMGGPQPGHRVVDIDALADGGPQSLDAVAASLDRDRGLALITEGLVNYFSEADVRSMWQRFSSLMRQFPEACYWSDIALSDDMGGRVAPFVSVLSAFVRGRVHLHFRAPTDAEAALRECGFGSARAIDPGEFAGALGDIPGGVSRRIRVIEATTAPVPVASASTTTGGESDVHNSN, encoded by the coding sequence GTGAGCGATTCGGCAAGCATCAGCCCCACGGGCCACTACACGGGCCTGGTGTGGGTGCGGCACGGTCTGTCCCATCCCGCGCTGGCGACCACCACCGGCCACCTGCTGTTCTGGGGTTTCAAGCCGGTGGTCCTGGCGGCGCAGTGGGCGGGGGTGCCGGCGATCGACAGTTTCCTGCTGACGCGCCACCGGCTCATCGACCTCCGGCTGGACGAGGCAATCCGCAGCGGGCGCGTCGGTCAGGTGATCGAGATTGCCAGCGGCCTCTCGGCGCGCGGCTGGCGCTTCAATCAGCGCTATGGCGAGGCGCTGAGCTATATCGAGGCGGATCTGCCGGGCATGGCGCAGCGCAAGCGCGAGGCGCTGGCGCGCATGGGCGGCCCGCAGCCCGGGCACCGGGTGGTGGACATCGACGCGCTGGCCGACGGCGGCCCACAGAGCCTGGATGCCGTCGCAGCGAGCCTGGACCGCGATCGCGGTCTCGCGCTGATCACCGAGGGCCTGGTCAATTATTTCTCCGAGGCGGATGTGCGTAGTATGTGGCAACGCTTCTCGTCTCTGATGCGGCAGTTTCCCGAGGCCTGCTACTGGAGCGACATCGCCCTGTCGGACGACATGGGCGGGCGCGTGGCGCCCTTCGTCAGCGTTCTGTCGGCATTCGTGCGCGGGCGCGTGCACCTGCACTTCCGCGCGCCGACCGATGCCGAGGCGGCGCTGCGCGAGTGTGGCTTTGGGAGCGCGCGCGCCATCGACCCGGGCGAGTTCGCAGGCGCGCTCGGCGACATTCCGGGCGGCGTGTCGCGGCGAATCCGCGTGATCGAGGCCACAACGGCGCCTGTGCCAGTAGCATCGGCTTCCACAACAACAGGAGGAGAAAGCGATGTCCACAACAGCAACTGA
- a CDS encoding SDR family NAD(P)-dependent oxidoreductase yields MRLKSFQGRLAVVTGAGSGIGRALALDLARRGCRVAACDIQPEAVEGTVALAGGARGDRVRGYVFDVSDREAFFRHADMIKADFGQPANLIVNNAGVALGASVREMRWEDFEWLMGINFWGVCYGTQAFLPQLIESGDGHVVNVSSIYGMISGPLTSAYNAAKFGVRGYTESLRIEMRAEGLPVSVSCVHPGGIRTNIANSSRLATSRGPDQAEFSKWFERITLTTPAKAAAIIVDGIRRKRPRILVGPDAHVIDLMQRTLGIRYQWVAGALLNPLMYGKSKNAVAASPQPAPPAAAEKPATEAEAPRKRAAKAAKAAKPAAGSARAESGGVA; encoded by the coding sequence ATGAGATTGAAGTCCTTCCAGGGCAGGCTCGCGGTGGTCACAGGCGCCGGCAGCGGCATCGGTCGGGCGCTGGCGCTCGATCTGGCCCGGCGGGGCTGCAGGGTGGCGGCCTGCGACATCCAGCCGGAGGCTGTCGAGGGGACGGTCGCGCTGGCCGGGGGTGCGCGTGGCGATCGGGTCAGGGGTTATGTGTTCGATGTGTCCGATCGCGAAGCGTTCTTCCGGCACGCCGACATGATCAAGGCGGACTTCGGGCAGCCCGCGAACCTCATCGTCAACAACGCCGGTGTCGCGCTCGGCGCGAGCGTGCGGGAGATGCGCTGGGAGGACTTCGAGTGGTTGATGGGCATCAACTTCTGGGGCGTCTGTTACGGCACCCAGGCGTTCCTGCCGCAGCTGATCGAATCCGGCGACGGGCATGTGGTCAACGTGTCGAGCATCTACGGCATGATCTCCGGGCCGCTGACGAGTGCCTACAACGCCGCCAAGTTCGGCGTTCGCGGCTACACCGAGTCGCTGCGTATCGAGATGCGGGCCGAAGGCCTGCCGGTCTCGGTGAGCTGCGTGCACCCCGGCGGGATCCGCACCAATATCGCCAACAGCTCGCGGCTGGCCACCAGTCGCGGGCCGGACCAGGCCGAATTCTCGAAATGGTTCGAACGCATCACGCTGACCACTCCAGCCAAGGCTGCGGCGATCATTGTCGACGGCATCCGGCGCAAGCGGCCGCGGATCCTGGTCGGCCCCGATGCGCATGTGATCGACCTGATGCAGCGCACCCTGGGCATCCGCTACCAGTGGGTGGCGGGTGCGCTGCTCAATCCGCTGATGTACGGAAAATCGAAGAATGCGGTAGCCGCATCGCCGCAACCCGCGCCGCCGGCGGCGGCCGAGAAGCCCGCAACAGAGGCGGAGGCGCCGCGCAAGCGCGCCGCCAAGGCCGCCAAGGCCGCGAAGCCGGCTGCGGGCAGCGCCAGGGCGGAATCGGGAGGCGTGGCCTGA
- a CDS encoding SDR family NAD(P)-dependent oxidoreductase: MPKVSSLRSYSRGAAALVTGAGSGIGRSFACELARRGSSVICVDLHAERAEQTAALVDQLGGRGIAYICDVGDRAQFSELAEQADSLLGRPTTLVVNNAGVGVGGRIGKISLEDWHWCLNVNLWGVIHGCHSFAPRFRDAGHGAIINTASAAGFAAAPEMTTYNVTKSAVLSLSETLSAELAGSGVHISVLCPTIVPTNIINESRFPSERKGFAAKAMERWAFTDSGEVARMTLDACDRNQLYVLPQWDGRLMWRFKRAAPVSYARALGMGYRLAAG, translated from the coding sequence ATGCCCAAGGTGTCATCATTACGCAGCTACAGTCGCGGCGCCGCAGCGCTGGTCACGGGGGCGGGCAGCGGCATCGGCCGCAGCTTCGCCTGCGAGCTGGCGCGCCGCGGCAGCAGCGTGATCTGTGTCGACCTGCATGCAGAACGCGCCGAACAGACAGCGGCGCTGGTGGATCAGCTCGGCGGGCGCGGCATCGCCTACATCTGTGACGTCGGTGACCGGGCCCAGTTCTCCGAGTTGGCAGAGCAAGCGGACAGCCTGCTGGGCCGGCCGACCACGCTGGTAGTGAACAACGCCGGCGTCGGAGTCGGTGGGCGCATCGGCAAGATCAGTCTCGAGGACTGGCACTGGTGCCTGAACGTCAACCTCTGGGGCGTGATCCACGGCTGCCATTCCTTCGCGCCGCGCTTCCGCGACGCGGGCCACGGCGCCATCATCAACACGGCCTCGGCGGCCGGTTTCGCGGCAGCGCCGGAGATGACGACCTACAACGTCACCAAGTCGGCGGTGCTGTCGCTGTCCGAAACCCTCTCCGCCGAGCTCGCCGGCAGCGGTGTGCACATCAGCGTGTTGTGCCCGACCATCGTCCCGACCAACATCATCAACGAGAGCCGTTTCCCCTCCGAGCGCAAGGGCTTCGCGGCCAAGGCCATGGAGAGATGGGCCTTCACCGACAGCGGCGAAGTCGCGCGCATGACGCTGGACGCCTGTGATCGCAATCAGCTCTACGTGCTGCCCCAATGGGACGGTCGGCTCATGTGGCGCTTCAAGCGCGCCGCGCCCGTCTCCTATGCCCGTGCGCTGGGAATGGGCTACCGACTCGCGGCGGGCTGA
- a CDS encoding glucose 1-dehydrogenase, whose protein sequence is MSTTATEAGMQAFALSGKVALVTGAGRGIGAQIARRLAAAGAGVMATDIDGPSAEETAAAIAQAGGTAQSAAQDVTDEAAWEAIIAQTVSQLGGLDVLVNNAGIESMSFVADTSLDTFRRIMAVNVEGVFLGVKHAVRAMRPGGAAGRGGSIINLSSVAGLVGSPGLSAYCASKGAVRLLTKATAVECGALQLGIRVNSVHPGVVRTDMGASVVSGMARLGLVPDAEAAEGLVQTMHPIGMSEPDDVAQAVLFLASEASRRTTGAELLVDGGMAAQ, encoded by the coding sequence ATGTCCACAACAGCAACTGAAGCGGGCATGCAGGCCTTCGCGCTGAGCGGCAAGGTGGCGCTGGTCACTGGCGCCGGGCGCGGCATCGGCGCGCAGATCGCGCGCCGGTTGGCGGCCGCTGGCGCCGGGGTGATGGCCACCGATATCGACGGGCCGAGCGCGGAGGAGACGGCAGCGGCCATCGCGCAGGCCGGCGGCACGGCGCAATCCGCCGCCCAGGACGTTACCGACGAAGCAGCCTGGGAAGCCATCATCGCGCAGACCGTGAGCCAGCTCGGCGGGTTGGACGTGCTGGTCAACAACGCCGGCATCGAATCCATGAGCTTCGTCGCCGACACCAGCCTGGACACCTTCCGGCGCATCATGGCGGTGAATGTCGAAGGCGTGTTCCTCGGCGTCAAGCACGCGGTGCGCGCCATGCGGCCCGGCGGCGCGGCCGGGCGCGGCGGCAGCATCATCAACCTGTCGTCAGTGGCCGGGCTGGTCGGCTCGCCCGGGCTGTCGGCCTACTGCGCCTCCAAGGGTGCCGTGCGCCTGCTGACCAAGGCCACGGCCGTGGAGTGCGGCGCGCTCCAACTCGGTATCCGGGTCAATTCGGTGCACCCCGGCGTCGTGCGCACCGACATGGGCGCCAGCGTGGTCTCGGGGATGGCGCGGCTCGGCCTGGTGCCGGATGCGGAGGCTGCCGAGGGCCTGGTGCAGACGATGCACCCGATCGGCATGAGCGAGCCGGACGACGTGGCGCAGGCCGTGCTGTTCCTGGCCAGCGAGGCTTCGCGCAGGACCACCGGCGCCGAGCTGCTGGTCGATGGCGGCATGGCCGCGCAGTAG
- a CDS encoding metal-dependent hydrolase yields the protein MALANRKIGYDEVLPRDLHFDMTDVPKYWMNRDPWTTHWWNALLAAVPDGERWVMQCVRSHIVKLKDEKVRKAAVDFIKQEHYHAREHDIMNAAVAKHGVPVSEVEQAFKNMRAFLQKILSDDMQLSVMAAGEHFTGTISAVFVEHPEIFRDFDPKLGAMIAWHMIEETEHKSVSFDVYQDAVGSYSKRIAGMILMTGIFFSISEYQRLKLVARDGQLFNWRSALKALDFQFLRPGFMRLLVKHYLPYYLPSFHPWDHDNREAIQVWKKTFDATGDTMQAFKAFIAGRPELEAAA from the coding sequence ATGGCACTCGCAAATCGAAAGATCGGCTACGACGAAGTCCTGCCGCGCGATCTCCACTTCGACATGACCGATGTCCCGAAGTACTGGATGAACCGTGATCCGTGGACCACGCACTGGTGGAATGCGCTGCTTGCGGCGGTTCCCGATGGCGAGCGCTGGGTGATGCAGTGCGTGCGCAGTCACATCGTCAAGCTCAAGGACGAGAAGGTGCGCAAGGCGGCTGTCGACTTCATCAAGCAGGAGCACTACCACGCGCGCGAGCACGACATCATGAACGCCGCCGTGGCCAAGCACGGCGTTCCGGTCTCCGAAGTCGAGCAGGCCTTCAAGAACATGCGCGCCTTCCTGCAGAAGATCCTCAGCGACGACATGCAGTTGTCGGTGATGGCGGCCGGCGAGCACTTCACCGGCACGATCTCGGCTGTGTTTGTCGAGCATCCAGAGATCTTCCGCGACTTCGATCCCAAGCTGGGAGCCATGATCGCCTGGCACATGATCGAGGAAACCGAGCACAAGTCGGTTTCGTTCGACGTGTATCAGGACGCCGTCGGCAGCTACTCCAAACGCATTGCCGGCATGATCCTGATGACGGGCATCTTCTTCTCCATCTCCGAATACCAGCGTCTGAAGCTGGTCGCCCGGGATGGCCAATTGTTCAACTGGCGCTCTGCGCTCAAGGCGCTGGACTTCCAGTTCCTCCGCCCGGGTTTCATGCGGCTGCTGGTCAAGCACTACCTGCCGTACTACCTGCCCAGCTTCCATCCCTGGGATCACGACAATCGCGAGGCGATCCAGGTCTGGAAGAAAACCTTCGACGCGACCGGCGACACGATGCAGGCCTTCAAGGCCTTCATCGCGGGGCGGCCGGAGCTAGAGGCCGCGGCCTAG
- a CDS encoding glucose 1-dehydrogenase has product MSRVQGKRCLVSGAARGIGLAVCERLIEEGAQVMMADVDAASGEAQAQRLGEHAVFQPLDVTRDEQWDSALDAIERRWGGVDVLVNNAGIALMGDIESTTPEQWQRTLEVNLSAVMLGTRKAVARMKGQGGAIVNMASIEGLIGEPLALAYNAAKGGVRLFTKSAAVHCARAGYGIRINCVCPGFIDTEMVRGAVGGLDAEAAGQFQQALMARVPMGRLGQAREIANAVLFVASDEASFMTGADLVVDGGHTAC; this is encoded by the coding sequence ATGAGCAGAGTGCAGGGCAAGCGCTGTCTTGTGAGCGGCGCCGCGCGCGGCATCGGCCTGGCCGTCTGCGAGCGGCTGATCGAGGAAGGCGCGCAGGTCATGATGGCCGACGTGGACGCCGCATCCGGCGAGGCGCAGGCGCAGCGGCTGGGCGAGCATGCTGTGTTCCAGCCGCTGGATGTCACCCGCGATGAGCAGTGGGACTCGGCCCTCGACGCGATCGAGCGGCGCTGGGGCGGTGTGGATGTGCTGGTCAACAACGCCGGCATCGCCCTGATGGGCGACATTGAAAGCACCACGCCCGAGCAGTGGCAGCGCACGCTGGAGGTCAATCTGTCGGCGGTCATGCTGGGCACGCGCAAGGCCGTCGCGCGCATGAAGGGGCAGGGCGGCGCCATCGTCAACATGGCCTCGATCGAGGGTCTGATCGGCGAGCCCCTGGCGCTGGCCTACAACGCGGCCAAGGGCGGCGTGCGCCTGTTCACGAAATCAGCGGCCGTCCACTGCGCGCGCGCGGGCTACGGCATCCGCATCAACTGCGTATGCCCCGGCTTCATCGACACCGAGATGGTGCGCGGCGCGGTCGGCGGGCTGGACGCGGAGGCGGCAGGGCAGTTCCAGCAGGCGCTGATGGCGCGCGTGCCCATGGGGCGCCTCGGGCAGGCGCGCGAAATCGCCAACGCCGTGCTGTTCGTGGCCTCCGACGAGGCCAGTTTCATGACCGGCGCCGACCTGGTGGTCGACGGTGGTCACACAGCCTGCTGA
- a CDS encoding DUF445 family protein, whose protein sequence is MSLDALWAELQANLWVYLAIPLVAGLVGYVTKALAVQMIFRPLEFVGIPPWLGWQGILPRKAHKIAGDSADLMATRLLDSEELFQQLDRDRMMLELEKPLMAAAESLIREIGETYAPGVWARMPLSWRRRVIARFQSEIPGMVAELWDQASGNVAEYFDIRRVVTENLVRDKAKLNDIFWRVGGPELRFFRNIGFLFGLGIGLVQLACWITWHEPLLMPLFGGMIGLVSDWVALQMLFRPRRPKKFLGFTLQGKFLARQQEVAQDYASLMANELLTPAHMIEELLRGPAMDRIVELAHQRVREAIDARLGWAQPVVVLALGHEQYEDMRKLVAQRLVDLIPVASQTVERYARDALDINSTIVSRMGRLSPEEFESVLRPAFKENEIIVVIAGAILGALIGELQVFFMLGGH, encoded by the coding sequence GGATGCGCTGTGGGCCGAGCTGCAGGCGAATCTGTGGGTGTACCTCGCCATCCCGCTGGTTGCTGGGCTGGTGGGCTACGTGACCAAGGCGCTGGCCGTGCAGATGATCTTCCGGCCACTGGAGTTCGTCGGCATTCCACCCTGGCTCGGCTGGCAGGGCATCCTCCCGCGCAAGGCGCACAAGATCGCCGGGGACTCGGCGGACTTGATGGCTACGCGTCTGCTCGATTCCGAGGAGCTTTTCCAGCAGCTGGATCGCGACCGGATGATGCTGGAGCTGGAGAAGCCGCTGATGGCGGCGGCCGAGTCCCTGATTCGCGAGATCGGCGAAACCTATGCACCGGGCGTCTGGGCGCGCATGCCGCTGTCGTGGCGCCGCCGTGTGATCGCGCGCTTCCAGAGCGAGATCCCGGGCATGGTGGCCGAGCTCTGGGATCAAGCCTCCGGCAACGTCGCCGAGTACTTCGACATCCGCCGAGTGGTGACCGAGAACCTGGTTCGCGACAAGGCCAAGCTCAACGACATCTTCTGGCGCGTCGGCGGGCCGGAGCTGCGCTTCTTCCGCAACATCGGCTTCCTGTTCGGTCTGGGTATCGGCCTGGTGCAGTTGGCTTGCTGGATCACCTGGCACGAGCCGCTGCTGATGCCGCTGTTCGGTGGCATGATCGGCCTCGTCAGCGACTGGGTGGCCCTGCAGATGCTGTTCCGGCCGCGGCGGCCCAAGAAGTTTCTCGGCTTCACCCTGCAGGGCAAGTTCCTGGCGCGCCAGCAAGAAGTCGCCCAGGACTACGCCAGCCTGATGGCCAACGAGCTGCTGACGCCGGCCCACATGATCGAGGAACTGCTACGCGGGCCGGCAATGGACCGCATTGTCGAGCTGGCCCACCAGCGCGTGCGCGAGGCGATCGACGCGCGGCTGGGCTGGGCTCAGCCCGTCGTGGTCTTGGCGCTGGGCCATGAGCAGTACGAGGATATGCGCAAGCTGGTGGCCCAGCGTCTCGTCGATCTGATTCCGGTGGCGTCGCAGACGGTGGAGCGCTACGCGCGGGATGCGCTCGACATCAACTCGACGATCGTCTCCCGCATGGGTCGGCTGTCGCCGGAGGAGTTCGAATCCGTGCTGCGCCCGGCGTTCAAGGAGAACGAGATTATCGTCGTGATCGCCGGAGCCATCCTGGGGGCGCTTATCGGAGAGCTTCAGGTCTTCTTCATGCTCGGCGGGCACTGA
- a CDS encoding NAD(P)/FAD-dependent oxidoreductase, protein MADDVMTTDQVAQGAPVRASAKRGARGGGARRPVPRVPDHEVIIVGAGISGMGLAIELRKAGIESFQLLERADDVGGTWRDNRYPGIAVDITSFTYSFSFEQNPDWSRVFAPGTELQRYAQRVAAKYGVYPKVRFRTEVDKAVFLEDRDLWEVQLKGGERLYSRFLIGATGGLISPKKPDIKGLESFKGTVMHTGYWDDSIDLTGKRVAVIGTGATAVQLVPSIATKVAQLDVYQRTPIWVLKKPDAEIPTWLKSAFRTLPVLQKGVRVCTDVLSEALMVGAVIYYRQIPGLVRWAESAGKNNLLEQVPNDPELRAKLTPSYGFGCKRPTFSNDYFRTFTRDNVELVTDPIECVTERGIRTREGTEREIDVLITATGYRVFEKGNLPAFEVHGRDGRELGQFWDENRYQAYEAVSVPKVPNYFGMLGPYGLTGTSYFKMVEANAIHAVRCIKEARRRRMTRVEIGQGPHERYFLDVQRRQQSTVFVNHSCASSNSYYFDKHGDAPMLRPSTTMEMLWRAQHFPMEHYRFSRAGAAPEVGSQGRAAVAAA, encoded by the coding sequence ATGGCAGACGATGTGATGACAACCGATCAGGTCGCCCAGGGCGCACCGGTGCGGGCGAGCGCCAAACGGGGCGCGCGAGGCGGCGGCGCTCGACGCCCCGTTCCCCGGGTGCCGGATCACGAGGTGATCATCGTCGGTGCCGGGATTTCCGGCATGGGCCTGGCGATCGAGCTCCGCAAGGCGGGCATTGAATCGTTCCAGTTGCTCGAGCGCGCGGACGACGTCGGCGGCACCTGGCGCGATAACCGCTATCCGGGCATCGCGGTGGACATCACCTCGTTCACCTACTCGTTCTCCTTCGAGCAGAATCCGGACTGGTCGCGCGTGTTTGCGCCGGGCACTGAGCTGCAGCGCTACGCCCAGCGTGTGGCCGCCAAGTACGGCGTCTATCCCAAGGTCCGCTTCCGGACCGAGGTGGACAAGGCCGTTTTCCTCGAGGATCGGGATCTCTGGGAGGTCCAGCTCAAGGGCGGGGAGCGTCTGTATTCGCGCTTCCTGATCGGGGCCACGGGCGGCCTGATCTCGCCCAAGAAACCCGACATCAAGGGCCTTGAAAGCTTCAAGGGTACCGTCATGCACACGGGTTACTGGGACGACAGCATCGATCTGACCGGCAAGCGCGTCGCCGTCATCGGCACCGGCGCCACGGCGGTGCAGCTCGTGCCGTCGATCGCAACCAAGGTGGCCCAGCTCGATGTCTACCAACGCACGCCGATCTGGGTGCTCAAGAAGCCCGACGCGGAGATCCCGACCTGGCTCAAGTCCGCCTTCCGCACACTGCCGGTCCTGCAGAAAGGCGTGCGCGTCTGCACCGACGTGCTCAGCGAGGCCCTCATGGTGGGCGCGGTTATCTACTACCGGCAGATTCCCGGCCTGGTCCGCTGGGCGGAAAGCGCGGGCAAGAACAATCTGCTCGAACAGGTTCCCAACGATCCCGAGCTGCGTGCGAAGCTCACGCCGAGCTACGGTTTCGGCTGCAAGCGGCCGACCTTCTCGAACGATTACTTCAGGACCTTTACGCGCGATAACGTCGAACTGGTCACCGACCCGATCGAATGCGTCACCGAGCGCGGCATTCGTACCCGCGAGGGTACCGAGCGCGAGATCGATGTGCTGATCACCGCGACCGGTTATCGCGTGTTCGAGAAGGGCAACCTGCCGGCGTTCGAGGTCCATGGGCGAGACGGGCGCGAACTCGGCCAGTTCTGGGACGAGAACCGCTACCAGGCCTATGAGGCGGTCAGCGTGCCCAAGGTGCCGAACTATTTCGGCATGCTCGGACCCTACGGGCTTACCGGCACCTCCTACTTCAAGATGGTCGAGGCGAATGCCATCCATGCCGTGCGCTGCATCAAGGAAGCGCGCCGGCGTCGCATGACGCGGGTCGAGATCGGGCAGGGGCCGCACGAGCGCTACTTCCTGGACGTGCAGCGCCGCCAGCAGAGCACCGTGTTCGTCAATCACAGCTGTGCGTCGTCGAACAGCTATTACTTCGACAAGCATGGCGATGCGCCGATGCTGCGCCCGTCCACGACGATGGAGATGCTGTGGCGGGCCCAGCATTTTCCCATGGAGCACTACAGGTTCAGCCGCGCCGGGGCGGCTCCGGAGGTTGGGTCGCAGGGCCGCGCCGCGGTCGCTGCTGCATAG
- a CDS encoding SDR family NAD(P)-dependent oxidoreductase has protein sequence MHTITGKTAVVTGAGSGIGRATALALARKGAAIALADIDEAGLQETARQIAADGGRSSQHRVDVADREQMAAFVQAVEARHGRIDIVVNNAGIGILDDFADAPLEDFAKVVDVNLWGVVYGSKLFLPALQRQGGGHIVNISSLAGIISTPGMVSYGTTKFAVRGFSESLRAELAPHGIGVTSVHPGMIRTNIAKVSRCSDSAMQQRMVEWFERWGRPPELVANKIVRAIETNRMRVLVTPETYVMDLFKRATPALAERVSGTLMHRLRNVVNPGRQQRDRGRDGAADEPGRRAA, from the coding sequence ATGCACACGATAACCGGAAAGACCGCCGTTGTGACCGGCGCCGGCAGCGGCATCGGCCGCGCAACCGCCCTGGCGCTCGCGCGCAAGGGGGCGGCCATCGCGCTGGCCGATATCGACGAGGCGGGCCTGCAGGAGACGGCCAGGCAGATCGCCGCCGACGGTGGGCGCAGCAGCCAGCACCGGGTCGATGTCGCCGATCGCGAGCAGATGGCCGCGTTCGTGCAGGCCGTCGAGGCCCGGCACGGGCGCATCGATATTGTCGTCAACAACGCCGGTATCGGCATTCTCGACGATTTCGCGGACGCGCCGCTGGAGGACTTCGCCAAGGTTGTCGACGTCAATCTTTGGGGCGTGGTCTACGGCTCCAAGCTGTTCCTGCCGGCGCTGCAGCGACAGGGCGGCGGCCACATCGTCAACATTTCCAGCCTGGCGGGCATCATTTCCACACCGGGCATGGTGTCCTACGGCACCACCAAGTTCGCGGTGCGCGGGTTCTCCGAGTCCCTGCGCGCGGAGCTGGCGCCGCACGGCATCGGCGTCACCTCCGTGCATCCCGGCATGATCCGCACCAACATCGCGAAGGTTAGCCGCTGCTCGGACTCCGCCATGCAGCAGCGCATGGTCGAATGGTTCGAACGCTGGGGGCGCCCTCCCGAGCTGGTGGCGAACAAGATCGTGCGCGCCATCGAGACCAACCGGATGCGGGTGCTGGTCACGCCGGAGACCTACGTCATGGACCTGTTCAAGCGCGCGACGCCGGCCCTTGCCGAGCGGGTCAGCGGGACGCTGATGCATCGCCTGCGCAACGTGGTCAACCCTGGCCGTCAGCAGCGCGACCGGGGACGCGACGGCGCAGCCGATGAACCCGGACGGCGAGCGGCCTGA